tttttgtccctctttttctcttttctctctccactttatcTCTCTACTTTATCTCTCTACatattttctctctccttctttctgtCTCTAAGAAAGACCTATAGATCTCGTATAAtgccatcttttctttttctggggACCTATGACCCCGAATCGATTCAGTGCCCAAGTAGTCTATCGGACTGGTCACCCAATCAACCACtttctattattattaaattttattaaataaataaaataaaaattgatcctgatttaatattttaaataagattatctgattcatttaaggaagactaaagatctaggatgattgaggtaagtggatcttacgctccttatttatttttaaatctccatGTTTTCATGTATATGatcttttattgatgaaatcatatttttcataaaataaggatcagcatatgtggtatgaaaaaatatgttttattatgagcattaatttcatgaatatgtcctaTGAAAATAGTATGGttatgaagtttgaattttatgattttgccacctatgtatatgtatgttttaagaaaaagatataataattttaaaggctctcagatagctataaaCGAATATTTTCGGGAAGGTCAACATCCGGAACTAGCATCTATAAGAACACAGGCCCTGCCAGtgagtataaagttggcatacgaaACATGAACTTGTCGATTAAGAATACTGGTCCTATCACGGGTATAAAGTGAccatagcacgaatatctgtgagcaagatttgaaaacatgatatggacacatgacaagaatgattttcaaaatatgtttatgaaatgttcatgatttatgcatgcatgattggtttattacttattttattatatattttatgaaataatttattttgtattatctgttattttttagataatgtattatcatgaaaaacttatgcttaatCCGATAAGAAAgcacaagttctacttactgggctagtgtagctcatattttttttattttctttttcttttacagaAGAATAAGGTTAGGACCGACAAAGAGAATTCAGGTTTGGAAATCTGTGATGCAAGCTGAGAAATTTTGTCGTTGAAGTTTAGTTATTTGATGATcacgaacttatagtaaataagTATGAATTTTAAGATAtagatttgtatttgattttggatttagatgctctggacCAATATTGGTccaattatttgataaataatagaattgaatttttttatttgatagattttagatgattatgatggattggcttcatattatcgtgggctccatccctcggtagcatggttgTGTTATGTCCTGAATTTGAGGCGTGACACACGAAGTCAGGTCGGATTTTAAAATTGAACCCGTTCAATAGgttgaatttgattttattgaattaggaCCCGACCTAATCTAAATTCAATATTGAATTTAATATGTAAATTATAAAGTAAATAGAGTGGGATGAAAATTTCAAATGCTATTAtagcattattattttttatatagttttACTCAATTTGACCATAAGATTTTAAGAAATTACTTATAAATTAATAGTCaaagtaaaataatatttatttttctttgtcaTAAACTTTGCATATGTTAGTTTATCATACGAATCGAGTCCGATTAGAATTTGGATCCGAGTCAGATCCAAATTTTTTAGATTGAGATCAGATTATATATGGATCCGACTCGATCCAAAAGAtccaattggatagattttttgatcatggatccgattcgatctgatctgattttcaatttgattgagtttgAATTCAGCATTAAGATCCGATCAAAAAATCGTATCGAATCGAGATCACTCATGACCCGATCCGATCCTACCCATTTGCACCCTTAGGTGTGCCGCTAAACTTATTCTTTTccactcctctctctccccccacatcgctacttctctctctcttcttcattcttctcctttgtatatatatatataattttatagctAAGACTACTTCTCTCTTTCCATgctatatatacaatatatatttttatttattttttctccaaGAAATCTCCCTCCCACACCCAAAAGAAGGGATTTTTTTGTATATTTACTATTAATTTTAgaataatttatcaaaataatatttcttaAAAAGTATTTATCCAAATGCTATCCAGAAAAAAGTTGTCCAATGATAGGACGACTTTAGATACTAACTGGACCACCTTCCACGCTATGTGGAAGGGTTGAGTCAGCGAAAAAAATCGCCCTTTGATAGGGCTACTTTATGTATTTTTcttacattatattaatatacatatagtatataaaaatatattatatgattataatatattatataattataatatattatatgactattatattttattattgtatattatataattataatataatatcatatattttattattatattattatttataatattatattataaaataataatataatatattattatattattataatattatatcatataatattatgttattatgtgttataatatattataaatattaatagataatatattatactctattatgatattattatagtattatatcaatttgtaatataatatatgatattattttactattatacattatgataatataatggatatgatattatagtattatattatatcaatattttatattaatataatataatatgtaatatataatataattatatataataatatagtataatatattatatattattatattattataatatatcaaaaaTGTTAGATAATCTCAAACTCCAACCATATAACCTGTATCaagatcaataattaattttttgtgcAACTAACATAAATTGTAATGTGTGCTTTCAGATGAAAAAATTTGTAACAttactttcaaaataatataactcAATAGttgattacaaaattattttagcaagaaaaatatataaatatcataaCTATCGAGAGGTATATATATCAAGATAGTTGAGCCTCCTGTGCATCTGTCTCTCGTAAACATGTGTCATCTCTAGCCGCTGGCGTGATGGCTCAGGTGCGGTATCGATCGGTGGGAAGGGAGGTGGAGACTCGCTCATCCTCTGTGATAGAGGCGCATTATCTACGGGATGGTCAAAATCCGAAAAGCTAGGGTATGAGGTGTGCTGGGCTATGAAGAGGTACTCGGATCATCTACCGATGGCATAGTCTGAAGCCGTCTATCCTCTAAGATAACTCGCATAGTATCAATAAGACCATCTATAATATCGATAAGTGCTCGATCCTTGCATCTAATAGTGATCTAATGAAAATTGCTTCTTGCCGCATAGTGTAACGACATGATCCTCTAAAATTGTcagtatgaaaagaaaaataaatattattcataggTATATCAATAATAAcataataaaatgagataaaaGCAAAATGTACTTACGACAATATCCGTCATGCCGTCCAAAGTACAGAACCTCATCTTGGACCGCTCACTCATCATTGGCGAGATGAATCGCCTAGTGATGCTCCTATACCACTGCAGATATAGATCATAATAATCCATCATGGAAAGTATAGGTGGACCAGCCACAATCAAATCCTCTCGCTGCTCCTATGCGACAATATACTCCCGATGCTCTCGAACCCAATCATGGTGATGCCACCCTCGTCGATCCAAATGGTGGAGGGCGTCACGAGTATCGCATGGTGGGGGGACGTCCTGATGTATGCCAAACTGTCGCATTACATACTTTGGACAATAGATCTTCATGATGTCGAAGCAAATAAAAGGTGCGCTTGTCCTCCATACATGCTGATCTGATCGGCATATCTCGAGCAATACGGTCAATATCTCTGGTGTGTAAGGCACCCACAGTATCTGATCATCGCACTGCTGATCTCTATAATATATGATTGTGTGCGGCATCGGATTGCTAGCACCAGTCAGTCGAGTCCTCTACCTGTCCAAAATAAAGCCACTATGTTATTATGTGAAAACATACAgtcatttatcatataaaatcagCACTACTGGTTACATACCTGCATCATAATGAATCAGCTTGATCATGCTATACGCtactaaatggatcttcaaaaccaGCATCATCCACATCTAACAGAACATGTCTTGCTACATCACCTCCCGCTGTCGGCTGGTGGGCTCCTACTCTGGGAAGTACCCGATCTGACTGTCCGATATGTAAATGCTCCCAGATTCAAAGCTGAAGCAACACCAATGGCCCTACTATCTCACGTGCATCTGATATACCGGCCCTACAGAGCCCGCGATACAAAAAGGCTAACGTAGCACTGCCCTAACTCCACTGCCCACATGCGTCAAGATCACGTAGCAGGAGTAAGTACAATAACTGCATATGCAAATCGAACTTATCGATGAACAGATGGCCACCAATAAGACAAAGAATAAATATCCTTGTATGCCTCCGTACGGTCTTATCATCTGCATCATCCGATAAGTGGTGGAATATATCGCGAAGCTAGTGAAATCTCAATGAAGACCTCGACAATATCATCTCTGATAGTCTAATCTCAAGCAACTCCTCACAGAGATCCGACCAAATGATCTGCATAGTACCGGTGATAGCAGACCCATGCACTCGTAATCCAAGGAAAACAGCAATGTCCTACAACGTGATTATCGCCTTTTCGATGCAGAGGTGAAAAGTGTGAGTCTCCTGATGCCATCACTCTACCATAACTGTAATGCGGGCCTAATCAAGCTGTATGTCATAAActctaaaaatttcataaaaatcagcCACATAAAGATACTCTACAATCTTCTGATGTGACCGTCAGGTGCGCATCACGGTGGAGCCTCTGTGTCTGTAGTGTAGGGACCCCATGTCCTCCTCAGAATATATACTATCACTATGATGTCGAGTCTAGAGATAGAGTACGATAGGATCAATCGGCCCCGGATGTACGTTGGAGTCTGAACTAGCCATGTCTGAGGTGCAAAATATAAAGACAAGTGTACAACAAAGATAGTAAGAATATTAAATAGCCAATATTAACAACATGatcatttcatatattttttcaaaCGTTTACATGATATGATTACATaatcaaaatagtttaaaaagaacACAAGCATTACATAAAGATAGTCCATATGAAAAATAGAGATAAATCAGTGCCGTTGGGGATATCTACGTCGATTATGCCCTATCTCCTTGTACAATCCACACCGTACAATATTTTGACGCTCCATTACATCCATATCATTTTGAATCCTTCTTGACTGTGGATGCTTCTTTCCTTATCTTTTTGTGGATATATGCGGTATCAGTCTCGATGCAGTTCACTCAGGCCAATAATATGGACTCTCTGGAAGATGGAAGGTAAATATATATGACTGCTCATAATGTGCAATAGTATAACAGTCATCAACGAACTGATTTCAGTCTAAGTTCTCGCTGGCACAAACAGCAAACAAGTGAGAGCATGGATAATGCAGTAACTGCCACTTCCTACATATGCATGTACGTGCCCCTAAGTCGATTGTCTGTGTATAATCAGGTTCATCAGGGTTATAATACCTTCATCTCAATCGAATCTCATACAAATTTGGTTGGTTATTATACTTAATCACACAATGCTCTCTAGACTTTAGTTGCTGTCCATTTAATTTTCATCTAATCCTATTTGTGAATATCCTGTTAGTCTTCCTTCTTTGTGCTGCAATTGCACATCTGAcgctgaaccacttcaacaagcgTTTGAAGGAAAGACGAACAAGAGCGGTAATGGACAATGAGCGAGCCCTCTTCAATATCTTATTGAAGCTTTCAGATAGATTGGTATTCATTATTCCATACCTATATCCACCTATATCATGCACCAGTGCCTATTTACTCAGATCATCTAGTGGATATGTTTTCAGATATGGAAAGCAATTGGGTCATGTTCCCTCAATGTGTTGCATGCTTCAATCAAACTTTCAGGGTTGATTTTGCTTTGCAGTTTGAtggaaataaatttaaaatatagcatCATAAAATCGATCATTTAGATTAATCTCAATACGTCTAAGATATAATCTATGATACCCATATAGTACTGTCCATCCGATAGATTCATCTGAAACAGCAGCTAATATTTCTTTATGTCTGTTTGAAATTATGCCAATCCTCATTCGATCACGTGCCATATAATAGTGCAAACGTCATAAAAATCATGATCAACTACTATGGTTCTCACCTTCACAAATGGCAAATGCTAGAGGATAGATACTTTCATTTTTATCCCTTCCCACAGCTATCATGAGAGTACTCTTATATCGACCGTATAGATGCATTACATCGATACTAATCAGTGGGTAACAGAACTGGAAGCCTTGAATACATGGACCAAATGCTCAAAAAACTCAATAGAACACCTCTGTGTTTGTCTATGTTGTagaaaattttacaaaatctaccACGGTCCCCTCGTTGGTATGATGAACCACAGCTAGCCAAGGACTCAATGCATTATAGGACTCTATCCAATCTCCAAACAGCTTGCCTATAACAAGTTATTTAGCTATCCATATTTTTCTGTGAAATGCCTCGCACTGCCATGCATCACGTACATAAGCCGGGCTGgctgatatggatatggatatctctGCTCTAATTGATCCTCTAATGATATCTGCAATCATGCGTGTATCAAGTTGTGAATGATCTCGCATCATATCTGTATTCAAGTATGTATGTGGCCCTTTATATACCATAATCTCCCATCGCTGCATCTTGGTCCGAAGGAATGCACGGAGATGCCAATTATAAGTATCAGACTGTTTACACATGATGCTCTATTTAACTCTATCTGACTCGACGACTTTGAAAGGATGGTGGGTGCGAATAGCATATTGTTTCACGATACGTTGGacttatttttttgatctaaataccaTTCTTTTTCTTAACTCTTCATTTCCACCAAAGAATGGATGTGCTGGCAATGCTCTATAAGATGCGGCCTCATCGTCGTCGGATGCATCAACTAGCTTAAATTTAGGAACAAGTGGTGCCTCATTTGGTGGGATATCCTCTTCTGCACTAGATTCTCCACTATCACTGCCATCTGACTCTgcatcatcatcttcatcttcatcatcagtaggattagaatcataattaagcagctttattttcaaataaagttgTCTCAACCATTATAGTTTTCAATCTTCCTAGTCTGGCACATATTGTATATGGCTGATTAAGTGATACAAGATTGTAAGATTCGTGCTCCATATGCTCTATAGTAGCTGCTACATAACTAAGACCGTCATCCGTATCATCAAATATAGTGTTATATGAATATTGATATGTAGACTCTGTACCTATTATGTATTGAGGACTACCAGTCACGGATGTTGCTGATCCACCAATGGTACATACAGGGATGCCTCCGTACTCATATTCAGTTTCATCGATCATTGGAGCTGTATCAGGTAGAGAACCATCCATCTTCGACTGCGCAAGTGGGGCAGATACAGCTTGAGACACATTAACATGCTGTTCGCCACCGTCCGAAACTTCTATCGCTATCGGCTCAATAAAAAATTCAACTGCTTGAAAAATCTCCTCCGATGTGATGCCCAATATGGTGTTCGTGTTCTGATCATCTTCAATAGGTACCGCCAAATACTGTTCAACGATATGCGTCGGAAATCTACATAATAAGAAAACTCCATAGTAATTAGGTTTTCATTCGGTGACAGCATAGCAGACTCGCACAAGTTCTAGGTATGTTACGTTACGATCCACTATAGTCATCCGGATCCTTCCACTATCATAATATGCACCATTAGCATTATGACTGATCCTCCAATCCCAATAGAAGATAACAGTGACAAGACTTAGATCtattttgttgaaaattattgtgAGAAATAACTGCATGAACATATAAATAGATGTTCACTAGGAGGAAGTActtaatatttcaaatgactacataataaatacatcctatcgCTGTCTACTAGGTAAAATTAGATCTTATTTCATTCAAAAattgtattaattttatagataattataataatcaaccGATATGCAATaggagccaaaaaaaattttgacagtatttttctttagttcttccCATATGGCTGAAAATGTGTgaagagaactaaagaaaaatactatccaaaatttcttTCGGCCCTTATTGTGCATCAGTTGATTAccataattatctatagaattaattacaattcttaaactgtccaaactggacaatcaattgatcaatatacataattcttctaTCCGTACAAAAAAGTATAACTGTATGGATGttttagaatatgtacattaatcaaaagatgggtctatgaatctatgtaatataaaatttttaaaaaatataggcTTAACTAGCTTGTAATCCAATACTTATGGTGGTTGGACCATGAATCCCGTGAGATTTTAGACCCAACCAACCAAACAATTTcaagtaaaaaattattttgataatttatttataaataaatattatatttacgtTAAATTACCTTCCTCCTGTACAAATTACCTTCCAttgtaaaaatataaataaatattataaaaataaatttataattcaaataaaaaataaatcataaaaattaaaaaaaattatccttgagtgcCTCTCTAGATGGGGGTGGAACGACGCACCAAGGAATATCGGCGGCAGTGCACCGAGGAGGAGGGGGGCAGGCCAAGAGAAGAAGAACCGGGGATCGAGCAGGGAGGGGTCGGGGTTCTCGCGCTGAGAGGAGAAAGGGCCGCTGGAGAGGAGGGGGACGACCGCGGGGGACTGAGAGAGAGGGATCGGGGTTCTCGCATCGAGAGGAGGGAGGGCcatcggagaggaggagggggacGGCCATAGGGGACTGAAAGGGAGGGGCTTCTCGTGCTGAGAGGAGGAGGGGGACAGCCGCAGGAGACTGAGAGAGAGGTGTCAAGGTTCTCACACCGAGAGGAGGGAGGGCGGTCAGAGAGGAGGGAGGGGGGTTCGTCTGTGCCGGAAATCGAGAGAGAGCGACGGGGGGCGTCTGCATCGGggaccgagagagagagaggcagggATGCGCAGGGAGGAGGGGGGACCGAAAGGGAGAAGCAGGGATCGCGTGGGGAGGAGGGGGGTAccgagtatttttttttttctaagttatggagagagtttttttttttttgcctaaatCCCTTGTGAGTCATTCTTGGTGAAGATGACTAATAGAGTCATCCGTTGGAAGGACAGCTCATGTAGTCGTCCTTCCATAAGGCGACCGTAAAACTCGCTCTTCCAAAGGGTGGTTTTTTTTGGCTGACTCATCCTTTTACATAGCGTGGAAGGTGATCCAGTTGGCATCTAAAGTcgttaggataattttttttggatagtattttgataaatattatttaaaaaatattattttaataaattattttaaaattaatagtaAATGGGTAAAAAATCTCAAAAGAAGGCAAACCTCGTGGCTCTCTAGTCTTTTCCTCCCTTCGGTCTCCCTCACCATTCTTTGTATGGTATCGCTCCTGCACCGACTGCTGCTGCTATGGACCTCTGTCTCGTGTTAAAAATGGAACCACATTGGCTGCTCACAGCTGTCACACACTTGACTCCTCTCCACTCCTATAATGACCTCTTCCCCTCGAGCTCTCCTTTTAATAGTTGAAGAGCTGTCCATCTGCGAGAACCGCAGCAATGGCGAGCCCCcacctcttcttctcttcctacTCCGGTACGTGGCGCCCTCGGCTAAAGTTAGGGTCCCCGCCGTGAGCTCCATTTCCCTTTTCCCGTCTTTTTCTTTCCCTCTTCTAACCTCTCGTCCCCTCTCCTTTCCTCCTCCTCAGATGTGGCCCGGTCTCGTCGCCGCTGCCAAGAGGGCGGCGCCGATGTGATCGAGACCTACGTCTTCTGGAACGGCCACGAGCCGGCAATGTGAGCGCCCTCACAATTCCCTTCCTCTGTTTCCCTGTTTCTTCTTGCTGCAATTGGGACTCGAGctcgtgtttttttttttttttttgtcctatTTTATAGTGTTATTTTGGGGAGCTGTTCGATCTGGTCAAGTTCGTGAAGATAGTACGGGATGCCGGGCTGTTCATATCCTCAGCATTGGACCATTTGTTGCGGCCGAGTGGAACTTTGGGTTTGTCTTGAGATATTGATTTGCTTATCTTTTGCAGTTTGTTCCTCAAGGGAGTGGTTGTGATGGAGCTTTGTCGGGGAGTGCCCTTTTGGCTGCATTATGTGCCTGGgaatgtctttttcttttttcttctttgcaATTTTTTGGGGTTTACTGCTTTAGATTGGGTCTGATGAAGTGAGATTGTTCTCGTTTCTTGGGTACAGAGGCATATGAAGAGCTTCACATCATATATAGTGGAGATGATGAAGCGAGAGGAGTTCTTTGCCTCCCAGGGGAGGCATATCATCTTAGCTCAGGTGAGTGTTTTCTGGCAATTTATTTCCTCGTTGTCTTGGGACTAGTTAGTGTGTCTGTTATGGTAATCTCTGAATGCTTGCTGCCAATCCTTGATGCCACTTGTCTAGCCACAATGTGCATTATGTAACTCTTCAAATAAACAGACATTCTAGTTCCTTGCTATCAAGATCCAACTTTTTAttattgttagaatttgacgcctcgagattcagcccacattgagcccacagtgaggttcgcggcgaaaaacggagtccaacgagaccaagatcacctgaatcggagctcggatggagaagatacgagctttcgaagatagcacgaaaaccgaggcggcggaggaccgccggcgaccggcggcgggcggcagcggcgcggccgcaggcggcggcgcgcgggacgcgcgtcccaggcccgctggcccgcgtgggacgcgggacccaggcccgggcgggacgcgggacccaggcccgcgcgggacgcgcgtcccaggcccaggcccgcgcgggacgcgcgacccaggcccaggcccgtgcgggacgcgcgacccagcagcctgctggcccatccccggtccaccgtagacggggtggtccacggcgcggcctgtggaccgcgtggacgtttcccactcgtttctcgcggtccacggccctattccgtggaccggagtgcgatgtccagagagctcccggtgttgatcggacggcttgggacgtgatttggcttgattaaggattcctaatcaccctctaacctatgtttaaggctttaaaaggcctgagacacagcagagaacgagcggttcggtttctcgccgccgtacgaaccagaggagagagagagagaggggcgagggcgctgtgagagaaggagcagaggctcctggacagcggtcgccaggctcttcaggggttcaggggggtctccaagagagagagagcttttgtgaggggaacttcatgtgagagagaattgggtgtacaagggttgagggtgaggtctcctcttgtaaaattttcttttcatagtgaagtttgcatgccccgtggagacgagcccttttgtggctgatccacgtattttgattgtttttccttttgttttgtttcttctttcttcctgctgcatcgcgtggtactgaaagggtcttgggaggtggtgtcctggccagacatccacccaacaagtggtatcagagcaaggcggtacaaggacgcagattgcagtggtggtgagcaagactgaagatggagaaaacaggaacaatcaggatggagatcaacaagtttgatggtaagagcaatttctccttgtggcaggcaagggtgaaggacgtgctcatccaacaggggttgatcgaagctctcttgtgcgatgagaaaccgaccaccatggaggtgcgggattggaaacggctacagatgcaggcggtgagtaccatccgtatgtacctggcggatgaggtggtgatccatgtgctaagcgagactttcccgacggtgctgtggtcgaagctcgaggagttgtacatggcgaagtctctcaccaacactcttttcctctggaggcagttttaccaactgcggatgactgagggacagagcgtgcaggagcatctgagccacttccagaagatcctcaccgaccttctcaacgttggcgagaacgttgaggagaagaccagggcgctggttttgctggcgtcgcttcctccttcgtacgagtccttcgtgactgctcttctagtggggaagagcactatcaagatggacgaggtcaccgcggcgatactccagaacgaggttctcaggagggagaacccagcttcgagctcaggtgtcgatagctcagctttggtggcttctggaggtgcaggaggcggtagacggagcgac
Above is a genomic segment from Elaeis guineensis isolate ETL-2024a chromosome 1, EG11, whole genome shotgun sequence containing:
- the LOC105037139 gene encoding uncharacterized protein isoform X3, with translation MASPHLFFSSYSGTWRPRLKCGPVSSPLPRGRRRCDRDLRLLERPRAGNCYFGELFDLVKFVKIVRDAGLFISSALDHLLRPSGTLEAYEELHIIYSGDDEARGVLCLPGEAYHLSSGPMKERLGSGGPGKSERLFPSRTLLTGRETVTIIVFLKVQNFDPSLKCRGERRKRTRSKTSRVSIRAQTNLQWIRCG
- the LOC105037139 gene encoding uncharacterized protein isoform X4, which codes for MTSSPRALLLIVEELSICENRSNGEPPPLLLFLLRCGPVSSPLPRGRRRCDRDLRLLERPRAGNCYFGELFDLVKFVKIVRDAGLFISSALDHLLRPSGTLEAYEELHIIYSGDDEARGVLCLPGEAYHLSSD
- the LOC105037139 gene encoding uncharacterized protein isoform X2 — protein: MTSSPRALLLIVEELSICENRSNGEPPPLLLFLLRCGPVSSPLPRGRRRCDRDLRLLERPRAGNCYFGELFDLVKFVKIVRDAGLFISSALDHLLRPSGTLEAYEELHIIYSGDDEARGVLCLPGEAYHLSSGPMKERLGSGGPGKSERLFPSRTLLTGRETVTIIVFLKVQNFDPSLKCRGERRKRTRSKTSRVSIRAQTNLQWIRCG